A genomic stretch from Rhodothermales bacterium includes:
- a CDS encoding tripartite tricarboxylate transporter TctB family protein has translation MTMADAMRRLPGLCAIALGLGIAGYAGVFPEMDGGYPGPGLFPRLVGIGLAACGLALVWRPGSAEGATEGGDEMGWLGRVRFAAGLLLVIAFPWLHSVVGFFIATTLLALSVGLMLGARWVTAALTSALASGVIYLLFTRLLGVPL, from the coding sequence ATGACGATGGCGGACGCGATGCGCCGGCTTCCGGGGCTCTGCGCCATCGCCCTGGGCCTTGGCATTGCCGGGTACGCCGGCGTCTTTCCCGAGATGGATGGCGGCTACCCGGGTCCGGGGCTGTTCCCCCGGCTTGTCGGCATCGGCCTGGCGGCCTGCGGTCTCGCGCTCGTCTGGCGCCCGGGCTCGGCCGAGGGCGCCACTGAAGGGGGAGATGAGATGGGATGGCTGGGGCGTGTTCGATTTGCCGCCGGCCTGCTCCTCGTCATCGCTTTCCCCTGGCTGCATAGCGTGGTCGGTTTTTTTATCGCCACCACCCTGCTCGCCCTGAGCGTTGGGCTCATGCTCGGAGCCCGCTGGGTGACAGCCGCGCTGACCTCCGCACTGGCCTCCGGTGTGATATACCTTCTGTTCACCCGTTTGCTGGGCGTGCCCCTGTGA
- a CDS encoding tripartite tricarboxylate transporter substrate binding protein, with the protein MIRLLALTAILSTLAGCQPGGSSPDAYPSRPITYLVPWNPGGGTDTVSRALAAVLQNSLDTPVNVVNRTGGGGVVGHLAISQARPDGYTVGAVTVEITMMHWAGLTELTHRDFTPIALLMDNPAALTVRADAPWDTVEELLEAIRANPGGMFASGTSKGGIWDLARMGFLKAAGLPESALPWVPSQGAAPALQELLAGGVQVVTIALAETEALYRAGQVKVLAVMAEERLEAFPEVPTLKERGIDWSLGGWVSIGAPADLPPDVVTQLRQAIAVTVQDPLYAEPLKRAGFNLRFLTGEAFDAFLAEQDRINGELLGASGGVMP; encoded by the coding sequence ATGATTCGCCTCCTAGCTCTGACCGCTATTCTCTCGACCCTCGCCGGCTGCCAGCCGGGCGGTTCGTCGCCGGACGCGTACCCGAGCCGGCCGATTACGTATCTGGTTCCCTGGAACCCCGGCGGCGGCACCGACACCGTCTCCCGCGCCCTGGCCGCCGTACTCCAGAACAGCCTCGACACCCCCGTCAACGTCGTAAACCGAACGGGCGGCGGCGGGGTGGTGGGCCACCTCGCGATTTCCCAGGCCCGGCCGGACGGATACACAGTCGGGGCCGTGACCGTGGAGATCACGATGATGCACTGGGCCGGCCTCACCGAACTCACCCATCGGGATTTTACGCCGATCGCCCTGTTGATGGACAACCCGGCCGCCCTCACCGTCCGCGCGGACGCCCCCTGGGATACGGTGGAAGAACTGCTTGAGGCCATTCGAGCGAACCCGGGTGGGATGTTCGCCTCCGGCACCTCGAAGGGCGGCATCTGGGATCTGGCCCGGATGGGGTTCTTGAAGGCCGCCGGCCTGCCGGAATCGGCGTTGCCGTGGGTGCCCAGCCAGGGGGCCGCGCCGGCGCTTCAGGAGCTGCTTGCCGGCGGCGTCCAGGTCGTCACCATCGCCCTCGCCGAAACTGAGGCGCTGTACCGAGCGGGCCAGGTGAAGGTGCTGGCCGTCATGGCAGAGGAGCGACTCGAGGCGTTTCCAGAGGTGCCTACACTCAAGGAACGGGGCATCGATTGGAGCCTGGGGGGCTGGGTGTCGATCGGGGCGCCGGCCGACTTGCCTCCGGATGTCGTCACGCAACTCCGTCAGGCGATCGCCGTCACCGTGCAGGACCCGCTCTACGCCGAGCCGCTAAAACGCGCCGGCTTTAACCTCCGCTTCCTTACGGGCGAGGCGTTTGATGCCTTTCTGGCCGAGCAAGACCGAATCAATGGGGAACTGCTCGGTGCATCGGGCGGGGTGATGCCATGA
- a CDS encoding SUMF1/EgtB/PvdO family nonheme iron enzyme encodes MILSKPFLLALLVALAGPLPAAGQSLRPYTNSIGMPMTPIEAGSFRRGSEDGDRDEAPVHRVAISHPFYIGAYEVTNAQYEQFDPSHRALRGKLGFSKEDDEAVVFVDWHRAVAFTEWLSDKEGRPYRLPTEAEWEYAARAGTTSPYYTGDALPASMLKNPRESWYPDTDRPQPDDVVPLLVGLAAPNAWGLFDIHGNVEEWTLDWYGPYEADGQIDPTGWADGDFKVTRGGSHSSDPYYLRSANRMGTLPENQHWLIGFRVVQAPLPATSPLPVRPVSALHQRDVQQERRAGATANTTAGPAGPYFAEPRRYVILDPTEKGPFYYHNHQAAITELPNGDLMAIWYTTKSETGRYLAQAASRLRFGKERWEPASIFWDAPDRNDHGNALWWDGAETIFHVSGLSVAATWGNLAMIVRSSTDNGASWSKARLVHPEHGLRNQVIASMGRTGDGDLFVTADAVSTGNGGTSLHTSSDGGHTWRDAGGTIAGIHASAVALEDGRMLAFGRGDAIDGRMPKSLSTDEGAAWTSTASDFDPLSSTQRLVLLRLKEGLQEGPLFLASFADNMTFTDAAGHPFTGSGIFGALSYDEGETWPVRKLITASTEPIWRETARGRPFVMSAHTAEPRGYMAGTQATDGVIHLISTVYHYAFNQAWLEAPPVPPATPALAVRETLSSATEGMWRFVGRGPMAAATSNGMLDVPPGAEAWWEAGWVGDAGATFEAEVQVEAAGERGRGLEFYVRPHGHPGMQYHLAITPTGVYSHDSYALEPLAEGLDNASAAHVYRVAVAASGLVHVFRDGVELGRYSLARVEDEEWSARVRWGAGAGVRGWVGSMGLAMDGAFATFP; translated from the coding sequence ATGATCTTATCCAAGCCATTCCTGCTCGCCCTGCTCGTGGCTTTAGCCGGCCCCCTTCCAGCCGCCGGCCAGTCGCTGCGCCCCTACACGAATTCGATCGGGATGCCGATGACGCCCATCGAAGCCGGCTCCTTTCGGAGGGGGAGCGAGGATGGGGATCGGGACGAGGCGCCCGTCCACCGCGTGGCCATCTCCCATCCCTTTTATATTGGCGCCTACGAGGTCACGAACGCCCAGTACGAGCAGTTCGACCCCTCCCATCGCGCCCTCCGGGGCAAACTGGGATTCTCGAAGGAGGATGACGAGGCTGTGGTGTTTGTCGATTGGCATCGGGCAGTGGCGTTTACCGAGTGGCTCTCCGACAAAGAAGGCCGGCCCTACCGCCTTCCCACGGAGGCCGAGTGGGAGTACGCGGCCCGCGCCGGCACCACGTCGCCCTATTATACGGGCGACGCTCTGCCGGCGTCGATGCTCAAAAATCCCCGGGAAAGCTGGTACCCGGATACGGACCGGCCGCAGCCCGACGATGTCGTGCCTCTCCTGGTCGGGCTGGCGGCCCCCAACGCGTGGGGACTGTTCGATATCCACGGGAATGTCGAGGAGTGGACGCTTGATTGGTATGGGCCGTACGAGGCCGACGGCCAGATCGACCCCACGGGGTGGGCGGATGGAGATTTCAAGGTCACCCGCGGCGGCAGCCACTCGTCCGATCCCTACTACCTCCGGTCCGCGAATCGGATGGGGACGCTTCCTGAGAATCAACACTGGCTGATTGGTTTTCGTGTTGTGCAGGCTCCGCTGCCGGCTACCTCGCCGCTGCCTGTCCGTCCCGTTTCGGCCCTCCACCAACGGGATGTGCAGCAGGAACGCCGCGCCGGCGCTACCGCCAACACTACGGCGGGTCCGGCCGGGCCGTATTTCGCCGAGCCCCGGCGTTACGTGATCCTCGATCCCACCGAAAAGGGGCCGTTTTATTACCACAATCACCAGGCCGCCATCACCGAGCTGCCCAACGGCGACCTGATGGCCATCTGGTACACGACGAAGTCGGAAACCGGCCGATACCTCGCGCAGGCCGCGAGCCGGCTGCGTTTTGGGAAGGAGCGCTGGGAGCCGGCGTCGATCTTCTGGGATGCGCCCGACCGGAACGACCACGGCAACGCGCTCTGGTGGGATGGCGCGGAGACCATCTTCCACGTTTCCGGACTCTCCGTCGCTGCCACGTGGGGTAACCTCGCGATGATCGTCCGTTCGTCGACCGACAACGGGGCCTCCTGGTCGAAGGCTCGCCTCGTCCATCCCGAACACGGCCTGCGCAACCAGGTGATCGCCTCGATGGGGCGGACGGGCGACGGCGACCTCTTCGTCACGGCCGACGCCGTCTCGACCGGCAACGGAGGCACCTCGCTGCACACCAGCTCCGACGGCGGGCATACCTGGCGGGACGCCGGTGGGACCATCGCCGGCATCCACGCCTCGGCCGTCGCCCTGGAGGATGGCCGGATGCTCGCCTTCGGCCGCGGCGACGCCATCGACGGGCGGATGCCGAAGAGCCTCTCAACCGACGAAGGGGCGGCCTGGACGTCTACGGCCAGCGACTTCGACCCGCTCTCCAGCACCCAGCGTCTGGTGTTGCTCCGTCTTAAAGAGGGCCTCCAGGAGGGGCCGCTGTTTCTGGCGTCTTTTGCGGACAACATGACGTTCACGGATGCCGCCGGACACCCGTTCACGGGTTCGGGGATCTTCGGTGCGTTGTCGTACGACGAAGGGGAAACATGGCCTGTCCGTAAGCTAATTACCGCCTCGACCGAGCCCATCTGGAGGGAGACGGCCCGCGGCCGGCCCTTTGTGATGAGCGCCCACACGGCAGAGCCGCGCGGGTATATGGCCGGCACGCAGGCGACGGACGGCGTCATCCACCTGATCAGCACGGTCTACCACTACGCCTTTAACCAGGCCTGGCTTGAAGCGCCGCCCGTGCCGCCGGCGACACCGGCGCTGGCGGTCCGTGAAACCCTCTCGTCTGCAACGGAAGGGATGTGGCGTTTTGTGGGCCGCGGCCCGATGGCGGCGGCGACATCAAACGGAATGCTAGACGTGCCACCAGGCGCCGAGGCCTGGTGGGAAGCCGGCTGGGTGGGCGATGCCGGGGCGACCTTCGAAGCCGAAGTACAGGTTGAAGCCGCCGGCGAGCGGGGACGGGGCCTCGAATTCTACGTGCGCCCGCACGGGCATCCAGGGATGCAGTACCACCTCGCGATCACCCCGACGGGCGTGTATAGCCACGACAGCTACGCCCTCGAGCCCCTGGCCGAAGGGCTGGACAATGCCTCGGCGGCGCACGTCTACCGCGTGGCCGTGGCGGCATCCGGACTGGTCCACGTGTTCCGGGATGGGGTGGAGTTGGGCCGGTATTCGCTGGCGCGGGTGGAGGATGAGGAATGGTCGGCCCGGGTGCGGTGGGGCGCCGGGGCCGGCGTGAGGGGCTGGGTAGGATCGATGGGATTGGCGATGGATGGGGCCTTTGCGACATTCCCCTGA
- a CDS encoding tetratricopeptide repeat protein, whose amino-acid sequence MDYSDSYADGKMPVVTRPAERSGASYARQNAWANLPVDESIANASEEAVDESGYQSIHLSQIDQLRAPQRAERYNIGDRIGERYTVLDIHSGSMGVIYATFDEVEKMPRALKTLQQRFAHIHEMQRMFVEEASVWVRIEKHPFIVRAFLVDIYDGQPFVITEYIRGQAGMGNDLRAWLGHPQLTLEVAIDLSLQIAQALQHATRKVSGLVHRDLKPGNVLIDEQRRALVADFGLVYANDARSGTPAYMAPEQWLRLDVTAQTDIYAFGCIFYEMITGHRLFPAKTIDDWQEVHLYQRAVPPRVLNPAIPPELEAFVLKCLSKSAHDRPRGWDEVVRQCAAWYERVAGKQAPLDFSTYDLEAGELINASYSLTQLGKYEEVLDVCDRALAINASNTTALYNKGIALGKIGRYEQAVAAYERVLAIDPGDAGAQYHKGNALMAIGRYEQAVTAYDETLTLSKQDVAAWYNKAIALNHLGRHQEALDACDRALAIEQNSIAWQNRGHALIALERFQEAVEAYQNAVDLDDADLDSWYNLGNAFMTINQYEEAVDAYDRVLALAPNDPGAWNNKGIALKHLGLYDEAVVSYNRALELDPNDAGAWNNKGNALLQLGQMDKAMAAFVRALVLNPEDPSSWYNKGIALAQVGRFVQAIEAYDRALALSPASPQIWYHKGIALIKIGRYQEAMKANDRALALDPLSVDVWYNNGIALNHLGRYRDAVAAYDRALALDPGYGDASYNKGNALTNMGLFVEAVDAYDLALRLNSDDVEAAYNKGIALTRLNRYDEAIAAYDSVLVQNGEDVDAWYNKGIALELLKRYPEAYVAYDRVNDLNPGHAGAWTKKSNILMRLRRYREAIQACDNALHINPEDPEALRNKGLAINYLKTDRV is encoded by the coding sequence ATGGATTATAGCGACTCATATGCCGATGGAAAAATGCCGGTGGTGACCCGGCCGGCGGAGCGTTCCGGCGCTTCGTACGCCCGGCAGAACGCTTGGGCTAACCTCCCCGTCGACGAATCCATCGCCAACGCCTCCGAAGAGGCGGTTGACGAATCGGGCTATCAATCCATCCACCTGTCTCAAATCGACCAGCTCCGCGCGCCCCAACGCGCGGAACGGTACAATATCGGGGATAGGATCGGGGAACGGTACACCGTGTTGGACATCCACAGCGGCTCGATGGGGGTGATTTACGCGACGTTCGACGAAGTCGAGAAGATGCCCCGGGCGCTGAAGACGCTCCAACAGCGGTTCGCGCATATCCACGAGATGCAACGCATGTTCGTGGAGGAGGCATCGGTGTGGGTGCGCATCGAGAAACATCCGTTTATCGTGCGCGCCTTTCTGGTGGACATCTACGACGGCCAGCCGTTTGTGATCACCGAATATATCCGCGGTCAGGCGGGCATGGGCAACGACCTCCGGGCGTGGCTCGGCCATCCTCAGCTCACCCTGGAGGTCGCGATCGACCTCTCCCTTCAGATCGCCCAGGCGTTGCAACATGCGACGCGTAAGGTAAGCGGCCTGGTGCATCGGGACCTCAAGCCAGGCAACGTGCTCATCGACGAGCAGCGGCGCGCGCTCGTGGCCGATTTTGGCCTCGTCTATGCGAACGATGCCCGTAGCGGCACGCCGGCGTACATGGCGCCCGAGCAATGGCTACGGCTGGACGTGACGGCCCAGACGGACATCTACGCGTTCGGATGTATTTTTTATGAGATGATCACGGGCCACCGCCTTTTTCCGGCCAAGACGATCGACGACTGGCAGGAAGTGCACCTGTACCAGCGGGCCGTGCCGCCGCGTGTGCTTAATCCCGCCATTCCTCCAGAACTCGAAGCGTTTGTCCTGAAGTGTCTGTCGAAATCCGCCCACGATCGGCCGCGCGGTTGGGATGAGGTCGTCCGCCAGTGCGCCGCGTGGTACGAGCGCGTCGCCGGCAAACAGGCGCCGTTGGACTTCAGCACGTATGATCTCGAAGCCGGCGAACTCATCAACGCGAGTTACTCGCTTACCCAGCTCGGTAAGTACGAGGAGGTGCTGGACGTGTGCGACCGCGCACTGGCCATCAACGCCAGCAACACGACGGCCCTCTATAACAAAGGCATCGCGCTCGGCAAGATCGGACGGTACGAACAGGCCGTCGCCGCGTACGAACGGGTGCTCGCGATCGACCCCGGCGATGCCGGCGCGCAGTACCACAAGGGCAACGCCCTGATGGCCATCGGCCGCTATGAACAGGCCGTTACGGCCTACGACGAAACCCTGACGCTCAGCAAGCAGGATGTGGCCGCGTGGTACAACAAAGCCATCGCCCTCAACCATCTCGGCCGGCACCAGGAGGCGCTCGACGCCTGCGATCGGGCATTGGCCATCGAGCAAAATAGCATCGCCTGGCAGAACAGAGGCCACGCCCTCATCGCACTCGAACGGTTCCAGGAAGCCGTGGAGGCCTACCAGAATGCCGTCGACCTCGATGACGCGGATCTGGACTCGTGGTACAACCTGGGCAACGCGTTCATGACGATCAACCAGTACGAGGAGGCGGTAGACGCCTATGACCGCGTGCTGGCACTGGCGCCCAACGACCCCGGAGCGTGGAACAACAAGGGCATCGCCCTGAAACACCTCGGACTGTACGACGAGGCCGTTGTGTCGTATAACAGGGCGCTCGAGTTGGATCCGAACGACGCCGGCGCGTGGAATAACAAAGGCAACGCGCTGCTCCAATTGGGCCAGATGGACAAGGCCATGGCCGCCTTCGTGCGCGCCCTGGTGTTGAATCCCGAAGATCCTAGCTCCTGGTATAACAAAGGCATCGCCCTGGCCCAGGTGGGCCGCTTCGTCCAGGCCATCGAGGCCTACGACCGCGCCCTGGCCCTGAGCCCGGCCTCGCCCCAGATCTGGTACCACAAGGGCATCGCTCTCATCAAAATCGGCCGCTACCAGGAGGCCATGAAGGCCAACGACCGCGCCCTCGCGCTGGACCCGCTGTCGGTAGACGTCTGGTACAATAACGGCATTGCGCTCAACCACCTCGGCCGGTACCGCGACGCCGTCGCCGCGTACGACCGCGCGCTCGCGCTCGACCCCGGCTACGGCGACGCCTCCTACAACAAAGGGAATGCCCTGACCAACATGGGGCTCTTCGTGGAAGCCGTCGACGCCTACGACCTCGCGCTCCGCCTCAATTCGGACGATGTCGAGGCCGCCTACAATAAAGGCATCGCGCTCACCCGGCTCAACCGCTACGACGAAGCGATCGCCGCGTACGACAGTGTGCTCGTGCAGAATGGGGAGGATGTAGACGCCTGGTATAACAAAGGCATCGCGCTGGAACTGCTCAAGCGGTACCCGGAGGCGTACGTCGCCTACGACCGGGTGAACGACCTCAACCCCGGTCACGCCGGCGCCTGGACTAAAAAGAGCAACATCCTCATGCGGCTCCGCCGCTACCGCGAGGCCATCCAGGCCTGCGACAACGCGCTCCACATCAACCCGGAGGATCCCGAGGCGCTGCGGAATAAGGGTCTGGCGATTAATTATTTGAAGACGGACCGGGTGTGA
- a CDS encoding aspartate aminotransferase family protein — MSSFSMDYDLPFREREDSLAAEQRNFLFPCVRPYYQDPLVIRRAEGVWVYDDQDRPYLDLFAGILTTSLGHAHPEIVARVREQVGVLSHASTLYITEPQIRVAQRLAELAPGRLQRSLFLNSGTAAIDAAVMLARMYTGRDEIIALRLGYSGNSLLATNLTAHAPWRPLSSTVPGIKHALAPYPYRSPFGDDPDVNAARFADDIENIIQTVTNGRPAALLAETILGVGGFIVPPPGYFQRAAEIVRSYGGLFICDEVQTGFGRTGDHWFGIEHWEVEPDIMVVAKGIANGFPVGAVIARPDVAAAWEKKMISTFGGNPVCMAAAEATLDVMVRENVPARAAIRGRQLRGGLDALQERYTWVGDVRGMGLMQGMELVTDRETKKPDPERAQALLHAAKAEGLLIGLGGLNGHVIRIGPSLLITEAEIDEGLARLGRACGRLD; from the coding sequence ATGAGTTCGTTCTCGATGGACTACGACCTGCCCTTCCGCGAGCGCGAGGACTCGCTGGCCGCCGAACAACGAAATTTCCTCTTCCCCTGCGTCCGTCCCTATTATCAGGACCCGCTGGTCATCCGGCGCGCCGAGGGCGTCTGGGTGTACGACGATCAGGATCGACCCTATCTCGATCTATTCGCGGGCATCCTGACCACCTCGCTGGGGCACGCCCATCCTGAAATCGTGGCCCGGGTTCGGGAGCAGGTAGGCGTGTTGAGCCATGCCTCCACGCTCTACATCACCGAGCCCCAGATCCGCGTGGCGCAGCGGCTGGCGGAGTTGGCGCCGGGCCGGCTCCAGCGATCGCTCTTCCTCAACAGCGGCACTGCCGCCATCGACGCCGCCGTCATGCTCGCCCGGATGTACACCGGGCGCGACGAAATCATCGCCCTCCGTCTCGGCTATTCCGGCAACAGCCTGCTGGCGACCAACCTGACGGCGCATGCGCCCTGGCGGCCCCTGTCGAGCACCGTCCCGGGCATCAAACACGCCCTGGCGCCCTATCCGTACCGCAGCCCCTTCGGCGACGACCCCGATGTCAACGCCGCGCGCTTCGCGGACGATATCGAGAACATCATCCAGACCGTCACGAACGGGCGGCCCGCGGCGCTCCTTGCCGAGACCATCCTGGGGGTAGGGGGGTTCATCGTCCCCCCGCCCGGCTATTTCCAGCGCGCGGCCGAGATCGTGCGCAGCTACGGCGGCCTGTTCATCTGCGACGAAGTCCAGACCGGCTTCGGCCGCACTGGCGACCACTGGTTCGGGATCGAGCACTGGGAGGTCGAGCCGGACATCATGGTCGTGGCGAAAGGCATCGCCAACGGCTTCCCCGTCGGCGCCGTCATCGCCCGGCCGGATGTCGCCGCCGCGTGGGAGAAAAAGATGATCTCGACCTTCGGCGGCAACCCCGTTTGTATGGCCGCCGCCGAGGCGACGCTCGACGTCATGGTGCGCGAGAATGTGCCGGCCAGGGCCGCCATACGGGGCCGGCAATTACGAGGCGGGCTGGATGCCCTCCAGGAACGGTACACGTGGGTCGGGGATGTCCGCGGCATGGGCCTCATGCAGGGCATGGAGCTCGTCACAGACCGGGAAACGAAAAAGCCCGACCCCGAGCGCGCCCAGGCGTTGCTCCACGCGGCGAAGGCAGAAGGCCTGCTGATCGGCCTGGGCGGGCTCAACGGTCATGTCATCCGCATCGGCCCTTCGCTGCTGATCACCGAGGCCGAAATCGACGAAGGCCTAGCCCGGTTGGGGCGAGCCTGTGGGCGGCTAGATTAA
- a CDS encoding HAMP domain-containing sensor histidine kinase → MLSLPSTSPATLVAFLLAVAFLGALCTLSMVLAVARWRPHLLPAALLQHLAAEQSLLQRALSLVQNKEAQAERMQAALLDNVSHEFRTPLTGILAAAQMLREGVDTEQRELTEMIIRDGQRMHATLSNVLELVEMEAAAPSVHSEPFDLADEIRAAVAPFAPFAARKGIVLVGPPANASFTAVSDPAMLRKVIGNLVDNAIKFTEAGEVRVGFEPMGDWIRVDVADTGIGIAQPQLPHLFVPFSQGSQGLNRAYAGTGLGLSLTKRMVDLMGGTLTITSEPGTGSVFSVALPREAGAPAGTPHA, encoded by the coding sequence ATGCTTTCACTGCCTTCCACCTCGCCGGCGACCCTTGTTGCTTTTCTGCTGGCTGTCGCCTTTCTCGGCGCGTTATGTACGCTAAGCATGGTCCTGGCCGTCGCCCGGTGGCGGCCGCATCTGCTGCCGGCGGCGCTGCTGCAGCATCTGGCGGCCGAACAAAGCCTGCTGCAGCGGGCACTGAGCCTGGTCCAGAACAAAGAAGCACAGGCCGAGCGGATGCAGGCCGCGTTGCTCGACAACGTGAGCCACGAATTCAGGACCCCGCTGACCGGCATCCTCGCCGCGGCCCAGATGCTGCGGGAGGGGGTGGATACGGAACAGCGGGAGTTGACCGAGATGATCATCCGCGACGGCCAGCGGATGCATGCGACGCTCTCGAACGTGCTCGAACTGGTGGAGATGGAGGCCGCGGCCCCATCCGTGCATTCGGAGCCGTTTGATCTGGCCGACGAAATCCGCGCGGCGGTGGCACCGTTTGCGCCGTTCGCGGCGCGCAAGGGCATCGTCCTGGTGGGTCCGCCGGCAAACGCCTCCTTCACCGCGGTAAGCGATCCGGCGATGCTCCGTAAGGTGATCGGAAATCTGGTCGACAACGCCATCAAGTTTACCGAGGCCGGCGAAGTGCGGGTCGGCTTCGAGCCAATGGGCGACTGGATCCGCGTTGACGTGGCCGACACCGGCATCGGCATCGCCCAGCCGCAGCTGCCACACCTCTTCGTCCCGTTTTCCCAGGGGAGCCAGGGTCTGAATCGCGCCTACGCAGGCACCGGCCTGGGGCTGTCGCTGACGAAGCGAATGGTGGACCTCATGGGCGGCACCCTCACCATCACCAGCGAACCCGGCACAGGCAGCGTATTCAGCGTGGCGCTGCCGCGTGAAGCCGGCGCCCCGGCCGGCACGCCCCACGCCTGA
- a CDS encoding NAD(P)-binding domain-containing protein, whose product MGIEVESIVVWLIGIGLVFVFVVPYLIAHVLKEQHAERVYNKAREMGVEEPDTLHPVINPTACICTGNCIAVCPEKDVLGLLGGMALAINPTHCVGHGLCERACPVDAIQLVVGTSKRGVDIPRIKENFETNVEGLFILGELGGMGLLRNAFEQARQCMRWIAAQPDRSTDPNVLDVIIVGCGPAGLAASLHAHSLGLPFRTIEKEDIGGTVRYYPRKKLVMTFPLDVPGYGKLDFKSILKEDLIQLWSSIVERTGIAGKILTGVTLQNVRKMDQGCFEVTTSGDTFQARRVILAIGRRGVPRKLDVPGEDTSKVAYSLLDPDHFHHNRVLVVGGGDSAIEAACALAAQPGNTVHLSYRRSSFARIKPGNTRRIEEAIATHKVHFLPETEVTHIGPDSVAYRDAGGGMHRIANDYVFVMVGGTLPTSMLKDLGIQIDTKFGQPLIG is encoded by the coding sequence ATGGGTATAGAGGTCGAATCGATTGTCGTCTGGCTGATCGGCATCGGGTTGGTGTTCGTGTTCGTCGTACCGTACCTCATCGCGCATGTCCTGAAAGAGCAACATGCCGAGCGGGTGTACAACAAGGCCCGCGAAATGGGCGTCGAAGAGCCCGACACCCTTCATCCGGTGATCAACCCCACGGCGTGTATTTGCACGGGAAACTGTATCGCCGTGTGCCCTGAGAAAGACGTGCTGGGCCTGCTGGGGGGCATGGCGCTGGCCATCAACCCCACCCACTGTGTGGGGCACGGCCTCTGCGAACGTGCCTGCCCGGTCGATGCCATCCAGCTGGTGGTGGGCACCTCGAAGCGGGGGGTAGATATTCCCCGTATCAAGGAAAACTTCGAAACCAACGTCGAGGGCCTGTTTATCCTCGGCGAACTGGGGGGGATGGGGTTGCTCCGCAACGCGTTCGAGCAAGCGCGCCAGTGTATGCGATGGATCGCGGCGCAGCCCGATCGTTCGACGGATCCGAACGTGCTGGACGTGATCATCGTGGGGTGCGGCCCCGCCGGCCTCGCGGCGTCGCTCCACGCCCACAGCCTGGGCCTCCCCTTCCGCACCATCGAGAAGGAAGACATCGGCGGGACGGTCCGGTACTACCCTCGCAAGAAACTGGTGATGACGTTTCCGCTCGACGTGCCCGGATACGGCAAGCTCGATTTCAAGAGCATCCTCAAGGAAGATCTGATCCAGCTCTGGAGCAGCATCGTCGAGAGGACCGGAATCGCCGGCAAGATCCTGACGGGCGTCACCCTGCAGAACGTCCGGAAAATGGACCAGGGATGCTTCGAGGTCACGACTTCGGGGGACACGTTCCAGGCGCGGCGAGTGATCCTCGCCATCGGCCGGCGCGGCGTGCCCCGCAAGCTCGATGTGCCCGGGGAGGATACCTCCAAAGTCGCCTACTCGCTCCTGGATCCCGACCACTTCCATCACAACCGCGTCCTGGTCGTCGGCGGAGGAGACAGCGCCATCGAGGCGGCTTGTGCTCTGGCGGCGCAGCCGGGCAACACCGTGCACCTGAGCTACCGCCGTTCCAGCTTCGCGCGCATCAAACCCGGCAACACCCGGCGCATCGAGGAAGCGATCGCCACCCACAAGGTCCATTTTTTACCCGAGACCGAAGTGACCCACATCGGCCCCGATTCCGTGGCGTACCGCGACGCCGGCGGCGGTATGCACCGCATCGCGAACGACTACGTCTTTGTGATGGTCGGCGGCACCCTTCCGACCAGCATGCTCAAGGACCTCGGCATCCAGATCGACACGAAGTTCGGGCAGCCGCTCATCGGGTAA